One Cetobacterium somerae ATCC BAA-474 DNA segment encodes these proteins:
- the jag gene encoding RNA-binding cell elongation regulator Jag/EloR, whose product MENIIEIKASNREVAIARAIKILEVTADQVVQVTELEKPKSFFGFFAKDGLYKVEVSREVEAEEIKISGPEKDEVVKTTEKSETDIEAEQEKKESKKELKENREKEIIKTSQELLNKMGLELEVEILRLEGRNCVINLYGEDNGIIIGKKGKTLNSYEYLLNTLIKDVRIDVDVEGFKEKRNVTLRDLARKMAEKAMKTTKPIKLNPMPPRERKIIHEVVNKYSELDTYSEGKDPKRYIVIRKKK is encoded by the coding sequence ATGGAAAATATAATTGAAATCAAAGCGAGTAATAGAGAAGTTGCTATTGCTAGAGCTATAAAGATATTGGAGGTTACTGCTGATCAAGTTGTTCAAGTTACTGAATTAGAGAAGCCTAAGTCGTTCTTTGGTTTTTTTGCTAAAGATGGATTATATAAAGTTGAAGTTAGCAGAGAAGTAGAAGCTGAAGAGATTAAGATTTCAGGTCCAGAAAAAGATGAAGTAGTGAAAACTACAGAGAAATCAGAAACTGACATAGAAGCAGAACAAGAAAAAAAAGAATCAAAAAAAGAGTTAAAAGAAAATAGAGAAAAAGAGATAATAAAAACATCTCAAGAGTTATTAAATAAAATGGGACTTGAATTAGAAGTTGAAATTTTAAGATTAGAGGGTAGAAATTGTGTTATAAACCTTTACGGTGAAGATAATGGAATAATTATTGGAAAAAAAGGTAAAACATTAAATAGCTATGAATATCTGTTAAATACTTTAATTAAAGATGTTAGAATAGATGTTGATGTAGAAGGATTTAAAGAAAAAAGAAATGTAACATTAAGAGATTTAGCAAGAAAAATGGCTGAAAAAGCTATGAAAACTACTAAACCAATAAAATTAAATCCGATGCCACCAAGAGAAAGAAAAATTATACATGAAGTTGTTAATAAATATTCGGAATTAGATACTTATAGCGAAGGAAAAGACCCTAAAAGATATATTGTTATTAGAAAAAAGAAATAG
- a CDS encoding YidC/Oxa1 family membrane protein insertase, producing the protein MEFLYKIFEQILLFINGITGNFGLAIIGLTILIKIILLPLTLKQDKSMKKMKELQPILEQYKEKYGHDKNLLNQKTMELYKEKNVNPAGGCLPLLVQLPILWALFGVLRAERGIVPAESFLWMNLLQPDPYYILPVLNGVVAFIQQKLTGTDSNPQMKQMMYIFPVMMVFISYKMPAGLQVYWLTSSFVGIVQQYFIMKKGD; encoded by the coding sequence ATGGAATTTTTATACAAAATATTTGAACAAATATTGCTATTTATAAATGGAATTACAGGAAATTTCGGTTTAGCTATAATAGGATTAACAATATTAATAAAAATAATATTATTACCGTTAACATTGAAACAAGATAAATCAATGAAAAAAATGAAAGAGTTACAACCAATATTAGAGCAATACAAAGAAAAATATGGTCATGATAAAAATTTATTAAACCAGAAAACAATGGAACTTTACAAAGAAAAAAATGTAAATCCGGCTGGAGGATGTTTACCACTTTTAGTTCAATTACCAATTTTATGGGCACTATTTGGTGTTTTAAGAGCTGAAAGAGGAATTGTTCCTGCTGAATCATTCTTATGGATGAATTTATTACAACCGGATCCTTATTATATATTACCTGTTTTAAATGGAGTTGTTGCATTTATTCAACAAAAATTAACAGGAACAGATAGTAATCCACAAATGAAACAAATGATGTATATTTTCCCAGTAATGATGGTATTTATTTCTTATAAAATGCCAGCAGGACTACAAGTTTATTGGTTAACATCAAGCTTCGTGGGAATCGTACAGCAATATTTCATAATGAAAAAAGGAGACTAA
- the yidD gene encoding membrane protein insertion efficiency factor YidD, giving the protein MKKTILILIRFYQKYISIFLGKNCIFQPSCSKYMYDAIEMHGVFKGVYLGILRILRCHPYSKGGYDPVPPVKKCGGKK; this is encoded by the coding sequence TTGAAAAAAACTATCTTGATTTTAATAAGATTTTATCAAAAATATATTTCAATATTTTTGGGGAAAAACTGTATATTTCAACCTTCTTGTTCAAAATACATGTATGATGCAATTGAAATGCATGGAGTTTTTAAAGGAGTGTATTTGGGAATATTAAGAATTTTAAGGTGTCACCCATATTCTAAAGGCGGATATGATCCTGTGCCACCAGTTAAAAAATGCGGAGGAAAAAAATAA
- the rnpA gene encoding ribonuclease P protein component encodes MINLKKNREFQNVYNYGKKSFGYYSLIFFKANETNENKFGFVVSKKTGNAVCRNRLKRLFREYCRLNEGNLITGYDIIFVAKRTAGEKFKTLSFEEMKKDLDRVLKNSKLFKK; translated from the coding sequence ATGATTAATTTAAAAAAAAATAGGGAGTTTCAAAATGTTTATAATTATGGAAAAAAATCATTTGGATATTACTCTCTTATTTTTTTTAAAGCAAATGAAACTAATGAAAACAAATTTGGATTTGTTGTAAGTAAAAAAACTGGAAATGCAGTTTGTAGAAACAGATTAAAAAGATTATTTAGAGAGTATTGTCGTTTAAATGAAGGAAACCTAATAACAGGTTATGACATAATTTTTGTTGCAAAAAGAACAGCTGGAGAAAAATTTAAGACTTTAAGTTTTGAGGAGATGAAAAAAGATCTTGACCGTGTTCTTAAAAATTCTAAATTATTTAAAAAATAG